In Lolium rigidum isolate FL_2022 chromosome 3, APGP_CSIRO_Lrig_0.1, whole genome shotgun sequence, the genomic window ATATTCTGGAAAGGTAAGGACAACCAAAGTGCTTTCCCTGTTTTTGGTGGGATGGACCACCAAAAGAACGACGAAAGtagggggagaagggggaacacgttcGTTAGAGAAACTTGGTTATTTGTAGGGGACATTGTAGGAGTTCGTTGCTTTTATAGTACTTCTATTTGAGGGAAGAAGAGTTTATTCCTAACCTACGTTAGGGGCCATATCATTGGGCTGGGCCCGATTGGGCCTGCTCCTGGGCCAAAGAGTAGTAGGAGTCCGGATAGGCTGCTGCAAACCCCCCATATAATCTCCCCGCCCGGCTCCTCAAAACCCTCGACAAAATTGGAAGACGAAACAATTCCGATCCGTCGCTTGAATTCGCTGCAGCCGCCTTGCCCCAAGATCGTAAGTCCCAAACCCAACCCATCTTCCTACCTTGAATCCCCTTTCCGTACGATTTGGCTACCAAAAACATCCGCGATCTCATCCACATCGTTTTGGATTCAGCGTTGCGGGAAGGAAGACGAAGAGGATCGATGGCCGGGAAGGGAGGAAAGGGGCTGATCGCGGCCAAGACGGCCGCCGCCGGCAAGGACAAGAAGCTCCCCATCTCCCGATCCTCGCGCGCTGGCCTGCAGGTCCGCACCTCAGAATCcgattttttttctttgtttcagaTTTTCAGTTCGTTCCCTTGCAGTACGCACAATGCCATTGAAATTTGCGTCTTCTTGTGCGGCGCTTTGTACTATCCTCTCGCGCGTGatgcttttctttcctttttgtgGTCGTTgtattcaaaaataaaaatacgATGTAAATTATTAGGGTTTACATGTATTTCAAGTGCATTCTAATCTGTAGTTGGGACTATCAGTACTTGGAGAGATATGCCTTGTCCAGTTTGGACTTTAGTTGACCACTTAGAGTAAATTAGTAGCCTTGAACATGGAAATAAttaaattactatatgttttcctGATTCGAAATTTGAAAAGCAAAGGCATATCCCACCCTTCATGAAAAGAAGGTCTATAAGTTCTTTACAGAGGGAAACGGACAACGCAAAATTTAACCAAATTTATAGACAAAACTGTCAAAAATTACAAACCTAAACGGATATTAATTAGTCCACTGCCGAGATTATTTCACCACTGTTTGCAACTTATGTAGTACTTTTTCTCAGCGGAAATCACGACAATGCACAATCTGCATGCATTCCCTCCTGCCATCTTTTTTTGTCGAAGTCAAACTTTTTAAAGTTTGGCCAAACATATAGATGGAAACATATAAACTTCTACAACACCCCAactgcatataatatgaaaatatatttcatgctgGTTCTAATATTATCAATTTGGTATTGTGGATGTTAACATTTTTATCAATAttgttagttaaactttacaaagtttcACTTTGACGAAAAATTGTATATGCACCATATTTTGCCAGGACTCACGAGGGAGTACATGCAAACACCACTATATTTTTTTTTCCGAGATTGCAAACACCAATATATGGCCCAACATTTGCTCTTCTTGGGCCTGTATTGGAATCTAGGACCCTAACTATGGCTCTGAGGGCACAAGCATCATAAACGGCCTTTTGGATTCAGTGCTTTGTAGCTCAGAAAAAAGAATTGGTTTTGCTATTAGGAGGCATGATTTAATTGACATGCCAACTTTTCTGTACTATACGGTGTATTATTATGAAGCACCTGTACGACTCCATCTTTTTTATGTTGTAGATGTTGACCGAAAACACATTTCATAGAACTTTCAGTAGCAAAGTTAAGTCATGGAGGTTATCGGTTTACTTGCTTATTGTGATTTTTTTGGCATGCTTGTCGGGCTCCTGTTATGCTAAGTCATATGCTGCCTTGTGCATTTGGTTTGTCCAAATGGTCTTGATACCAAAGAACACCCAAAGTGTTTGTTTGTTGTATCACAGTTTTCTGAACTTACACCCTGAAGCTGACTACTCGTGTGCATTTTGCAGTTTCCGGTTGGCCGTATCCATCGCCAGCTGAAACAGAGGGCCCAATCAAGCGGCCGTGTGGGAGCAACCGCCGCCGTGTACGCGGCAGCGATCCTGGAGTACCTGACCGCTGAGGTTCTGGAGCTGGCAGGGAACGCGAGCAAGGATCTCAAGGTGAAGCGCATCACGCCCCGCCACCTTCAGCTGGCGATCCGCGGGGACGAGGAGCTGGACACCCTCATCAAGGGCACCATTGCTGGAGGCGGCGTCATCCCCCACATCCACAAGTCACTCATCAACAAGTCCGTCAAGGAATGAGAGCGGCATTCTGTTATCGAGGTGTGATGTGTTGCGTTTGGTTGCGTTTGATCAAACTGGTGTTTGTCTGCTGAATGCTGGTGTGGTTTCTGGTCTTTGAGTGTCTGCTGAATGCATTATGGTCTTTGTGTGATACCCACTGCTAGTTTATGGAACTGAACTTATCAGGCTTCTTCagtgttttttcttttttgagaacTTATCCAGTATCTTGCTGCTTTCTCTGTTTATTATTATCGGTGTGCTTTGTTACAAAGCCCGAGGCCCATGCTCGTGGGCTACATGGGCCTCTACAGAGTTTGCCTGCAGCCCTCCACAAATGAATACTTGCATAATTCAGAGTTGTGCATGTAGTTACATACTTACATCAATCAAATTCTCTAAAAGAAAGGAGGAGTTACATCAAAATATCACTCCAGTAAGAGCTGTAAATGTAATACCACATGAACTGAAATCATCGGAGATGGAAAAGGAAAAGAAGAGGGAGCAAAGGAGAAGGCTTTATGACGCCATTGCAGAACTTTTCTGTTTATCTGTCTCAATATTCGAATAGTATGGCATGCCTTCTCTTTTCAGGCCCTATCAATCGGCGGAGAGGAACACGCCTTGTCTCCTCCAGGGAATAGACGTCAGATCTGGATCCTGTACTTTGGTGATGCGTGTAGGTTTTGATTATACATTTTCGATAGCCAGATGCAAAAGAGAGGGACCAACCACCCAAGAACACATTGCAGTCGCACTAGTGACAGTTTGCACATGTAACCATGGGTGGTGGATTCGATCCCTATGATAGCTAGCATGACAAGCAACTCCCAAGGGTTGGAGTAGCACCTTTCGGTAACACATGGCGTCGCGCCGTGCAAACTTTCAGCTTCACGGTCCAACACATGCCCGTTCTATCATCGAAGCAGAAAAAGGTGATATGGATGCcctttctctctcaaaaaaacaAACAAGCGGCTGGTTCCGACGTGCTGTATGTACtccccatccatccatccatccatccatccacggCTCAACAACGGAGCATGAAATTGTTGCAAGGCACGAGCATACGATCACTGCAGTTGCACTCTGCATATGCATATGCATGTGAGGCTTGCCCCCCGGATTGGGTTGATGATAAGTGTTTAACGGAGATGGGGGGCAGACATCACTCTCTCACCAATCTTATCAGATGGTTTCAGCCTCATAACATCGGCGCCTTGCTCTTATCTCAAGTCACTCTCGATCGGTGTCTGCCGGGACCCAAGAGAAACATAGGCAGCTATGTCTATGTGAGCCCACGCTATCCTCCAGTCTCCCCATCCATTTCATTCAAGATCAGGGGACAGTATTCATACCCGGATCAATACTCGCCCCGCTACCTCTGTCGATTCAACGGCTCGCTGGTCCAGCCGGCGGTCCAGGATATGGTTTTCTGGCAAAATTTCGTATGTggtacataatcatgcatctattTCTTTACCGCTTCAAGCTTTCGGATGAATCCGGTATGCAAAACAATGAACGGTGAACGCATACAATTCAGTGTGCCAACGCCAGTAAGTTTGGATGTCATATTTTCACACAGCCAATTAAGCACAAGCGGCAAGGTTGGAAGTAACCGAAACCTGCATTGCCAAGAGGGAGAGCGGTTGTGTGGCGCCGAAACAGATCACACAACTGTCAGTTCTCGTTAGAGAGGGAGATGGAATCTACAGTCAAGACCTCAACACAGTGAGGTGACTCGCTAGCCAAGTTTTCCGACAGATAGTCCACTCACAGCTCCAATGTCTCTGCAGCCCTGCAGGACATGCCTTTCAAGAAAAATGGCTGCACTACAAACATAGACTATGCAGCAGTATGCGCTATGATGACCTCACCCTTCACTCACACAACACCACAACTGGAGTACAGTATATACAAACTTCAAGATTCTCTCAAGATGCTACAAGCTTATTTAATAATAGCTATATAAAATAGCAACAATTCTCTCCAATTAAAAAGAGGAAGAACACCAAACTGTCTGTCTGCACCTAAGAGAAAGTCTCATTTCATGCAAGAAATAATTTCTGAAACATCCATGGCCCCTCTCTGATCGTTTGACAGAATGGTTAACAAATTTACATACATACTATACAGATGGGAATAGTGGAACAGTAAGAGATAATGTCGCTGCCTGTCACAGGCCGGCTAGAGAACTTTTCAACAGACAATCTATGATGAACGATCAGACCAACATTGCAGCGTGCGTGCGTGCCCACCCTCATATGCGGCAGCATCGCAAGGTTGCTTCAGTGCCCATTTGTCCGTGTCCTCTCATGTGATACAGGGGGTTACATCACCTTCTACCCCTGTATCGACGACCTCTTCACCCTCACCGGCTTGGTCTCCACCGCCCTCGACTTCTCCATCGCCGGTATCCACCCTGCAGCAGCCGCCACCCACGGTCCCTCCTCCCGTTGTTCAACCGACGGTGAGGCGGAGTGGGAGGTACGCTCTTGCGGTGGATGGGGCGGGGCCGACGGATGAGGACGCCATGCAGAGAGCCATGCGGCGTAAGGCTGagaagaacctcgacacggcaggtcatctacagatgtacagatattctccgttcatggttacctctacagcgagtggagaaccgacagctatttacggaggtctgtacacggttggaggctacggccagggatactttttccctacatgggtggcagcatagtctatggatagatgccccacctacactttaggcgttatatgattcatcgttccgatatgtatctcgcctagtttttattatttatcttcttggacttgagacaacaaaacggctgtgtgcatcctggttatgcagaggctggatgtaattgcttattaaagtaataaagcatcctttatcgaaaaaaatgaggGTAACTTGCACATTTTACTTGATTACCTCGGTTGCTTATCTCGAGCTACTTGTTAACCAGTTCTTCAAAGACATCTGGTGTCAAAGTTTCATCTCTGAATCTTCTCCCCTTATTATACTTTTCCATATATATACTTGAAAGAATCGAGATAATCTTAGTATAAATCTGCAACAAAACCACTTCCTGATTTGCGGAAACTGGATAGTTTTTCTTTCGATTCCTCCAATGATATAATCCATACTATacaaagaaaaataaaggaaCAGAGTCCTTACTTATATGCTTCAGTCATGTAACTGCATATTTGGGGTGGATAATACTAGCTACATGGAAAAAGTGGCAGGCTTAAAGATTCATTATCCTCGTCGATCTAGGGAATCCGTCTCCTATCTAACCTCAGATTTGCACAGTAATCTACCCAATTACTTATTCACCTTGCATCGGTTACACCCCATCATTAGGTAAGCTTACATGACAGCTA contains:
- the LOC124698890 gene encoding probable histone H2A variant 3 — translated: MAGKGGKGLIAAKTAAAGKDKKLPISRSSRAGLQFPVGRIHRQLKQRAQSSGRVGATAAVYAAAILEYLTAEVLELAGNASKDLKVKRITPRHLQLAIRGDEELDTLIKGTIAGGGVIPHIHKSLINKSVKE